A single window of Watersipora subatra chromosome 9, tzWatSuba1.1, whole genome shotgun sequence DNA harbors:
- the LOC137403830 gene encoding cleavage stimulation factor subunit 1-like: protein MATGDFNFTVKDREIMYRLIISQLFYDGHQNLAVSLATAVKAHPACSPSDRLMKVLHLGLREEEDYNDAQKQALVLPGSGVDLEFETDVKSISPDAFQYQTLYVTSHKGPCKVGIFHPKGNLVATGSEDCSIKVLDVNRMIAKADETEESEASKSSKEQMESHPVIRTLYDHTAGVTCLDFHIASSVLISGSTDRTVKVFDYSRSSTKKAQRSIQEAYPVKCLHLHPKCDWLLVGTEHPTMRLYDVTTQQCFVGSNPKDQHSGPITTCKWSMNAKMFATGSADGNIKLWDGVSNKCFCTFSGAHSGTEIVSVAFSRNSKYLLTAGMDSMVKLWELSTSRCLIAYTGAGTTGKMTTKTNAVFNHTEDYVLFPDERTTSLCCWDSRNAERQPLLSLSHNNCVTSMCHSPISATFITCSDDNRMRFWHCRSASESI from the exons ATGGCGACCGGGGATTTTAATTTTACAGTCAAAGATCGAGAGATTATGTATCGTCTGATTATAAG CCAACTATTTTATGACGGTCACCAAAACCTTGCCGTGAGTTTAGCCACAGCTGTCAAGGCCCACCCTGCCTGCTCTCCTAGTGACAGGTTGATGAAGGTTCTTCACCTTGGTTTGAGAGAAGAGGAAG ACTACAATGATGCTCAGAAACAAGCGCTGGTGCTGCCAGGTTCAGGAGTTGATCTGGAGTTTGAAACAGATGTCAAATCAATCTCTCCAGATGCTTTCCAGTACCAGACCCTGTATGTGACTTCACACAAGGGGCCCTGCAAAGTTGGAATCTTTCATCCAAAGG GTAACCTTGTGGCAACTGGATCTGAAGACTGCTCCATCAAGGTGCTAGATGTGAACAGAATGATAGCGAAGGCCGATGAGACGGAGGAGAGTGAGGCTAGTAAATCATCCAAAGAGCAGATGGAGTCCCACCCTGTAATACGCACACTCTATGATCATACTGCT GGCGTCACCTGTTTAGACTTCCACATCGCTAGCTCAGTGCTAATATCTGGATCCACTGACAGAACCGTCAAAGTGTTTGATTACTCCAGATCTTCCACTAAGAAAGCTCAACGCAGCATTCAG GAGGCATATCCAGTCAAATGTCTGCATCTTCACCCGAAATGTGATTGGCTGCTTGTGGGCACCGAGCACCCAACGA TGCGACTGTATGATGTCACAACACAGCAGTGTTTCGTCGGAAGTAACCCTAAGGACCAACATTCCGGACCAATCACTACT TGCAAGTGGAGCATGAATGCTAAAATGTTTGCAACAGGCTCTGCGGATGGGAACATCAAACTCTGGGACGGTGTTAGCAACAAATGCTTCTGCACATTTTCTGGTGCTCATTCTGGCACAGAGATAGTATCAGTTGCCTTCTCTCGTAATTCCAAG TATTTGCTTACTGCTGGTATGGACTCCATGGTGAAATTATGGGAGTTGTCTACTTCTCGATGCCTGATAGCTTACACTGGTGCTGGCACAACAGGAAAGATGACCACTAAAACTAACGCTGTCTTCAACCACACGGAGGATTACG TTCTTTTCCCTGATGAGAGGACAACGAGTCTTTGCTGCTGGGATTCTAGAAATGCTGAACGACAGCCCCTTCTCTCACTCA
- the LOC137403831 gene encoding protein MIX23-like, producing the protein MSAPVMAEEESSSLCADFMKFQEVLKAQRKNDDIIINLINSTIPSIESLRKKVNLKSECLQIQSDLDVSHRKRENQIKTCIAYQAKHVEQWKLAKENADPSDNMEQVKQYSSAQRKLRVLQNEMGVEEIVQERTKKALHERCREFF; encoded by the exons ATGTCAGCGCCCGTGATGGCAGAAGAAGAAAGTTCTAGCCTCTGCGCAGATTTTATGAAATTTCAG GAGGTACTAAAAgctcaaagaaaaaatgatgaTATTATAATCAACCTTATTAATTCAACCATTCCTTCAATAGAGTCCTTAAGAAAAAAGGTGAACCTGAAGAGCGAGTGCTTACAAATTCAATCAGAT TTAGATGTATCACATCGGAAGAGagaaaatcaaatcaaaacatgTATTGCCTACCAAGCCAAGCATGTAGAACAGTGGAAGTTGGCTAAAGAAAATGCAGATCCGAGTGACAATATGGAACAAGTAAAACAGTATAGTAGTGCTCAGCGAAAG CTCCGTGTCCTGCAAAATGAAATGGGTGTAGAGGAGATTGTTCAAGAAAGAACCAAAAAG